Proteins co-encoded in one Rhodococcus sp. PAMC28707 genomic window:
- a CDS encoding M20 family metallopeptidase, producing MHAAVDAWILDHTAELSLWRRHIHAHPELARQEYATTAFVVGHLEAAGLSPKLLPGGTGLTCDIGPSGPLVGLRADMDALPLQEFTGATYGSTVPGVSHACGHDAHTTVLLGTALALASLPDLPFGVRLIFQPAEEVMPGGALDVVAAGALEGVSKIFALHCDPRLEVGKVGVRVGAITSAADTVELRLDSPGGHTSRPHLTTDLVYALGTVITGLPGMLSRRIDPRTSTVMVWGAVVAGQAPNAIPQSGMLTGTVRTGDHETWALLEPMVGEIVAGLLAPTGVRYELHYKRGVPPVVNDPAVTRTFENAIRRVGPAALADTAQSGGGEDFSWYLEDIPGAMARLGVWSGTGPQLDIHQATFDLDERALAVGVKVMTGLALEPN from the coding sequence CTGCATGCCGCGGTCGACGCGTGGATTCTCGACCACACCGCCGAGTTGTCGTTGTGGCGACGCCATATTCACGCGCATCCGGAGTTGGCACGGCAGGAATACGCGACAACTGCTTTCGTCGTCGGTCACCTGGAGGCCGCCGGTCTGTCGCCGAAGCTTCTCCCCGGTGGAACAGGTTTGACCTGTGATATCGGACCGAGTGGACCACTGGTGGGTTTGCGGGCGGATATGGATGCGCTCCCATTGCAAGAATTCACCGGGGCAACCTACGGCTCGACCGTTCCCGGAGTCTCGCATGCATGCGGCCACGACGCGCACACGACGGTGCTGCTCGGAACCGCGTTGGCCTTGGCGTCGCTGCCCGATCTGCCGTTCGGTGTTCGGTTGATCTTTCAGCCTGCCGAGGAGGTCATGCCGGGTGGGGCATTGGATGTCGTGGCGGCCGGTGCGCTCGAGGGCGTATCGAAGATCTTCGCCCTGCATTGCGATCCTCGGCTCGAGGTGGGCAAGGTCGGTGTGCGGGTAGGTGCCATCACGTCGGCGGCCGACACCGTCGAGCTTCGTCTGGACTCTCCTGGTGGACATACTTCGCGTCCTCACCTGACCACCGACCTCGTCTACGCCCTCGGCACGGTCATCACCGGCCTGCCTGGGATGCTCAGCCGCCGAATCGATCCGCGGACGAGCACAGTGATGGTGTGGGGCGCAGTCGTGGCAGGTCAGGCACCCAACGCCATTCCGCAGAGCGGCATGCTCACCGGCACTGTACGCACCGGTGATCACGAGACGTGGGCTCTACTCGAGCCCATGGTCGGCGAGATCGTCGCCGGGCTGCTGGCTCCGACCGGGGTGCGTTACGAGTTGCACTACAAGCGTGGGGTGCCACCCGTGGTCAACGACCCAGCAGTGACGCGGACATTCGAAAACGCTATTCGACGCGTCGGACCGGCAGCGTTGGCCGATACCGCTCAGTCCGGTGGTGGCGAGGACTTCTCGTGGTACCTCGAAGACATTCCGGGAGCGATGGCTCGGCTCGGCGTGTGGTCCGGTACCGGACCACAGCTCGATATCCACCAGGCCACATTCGATCTCGACGAGCGAGCGCTCGCCGTCGGTGTGAAGGTGATGACCGGTCTCGCACTCGAACCGAACTGA
- a CDS encoding gamma-glutamylcyclotransferase: MPIYAAYGSNMHPEQMLQRCPHSPSSGTGWLHGWRLTFGGGDIGWEGALATVAQDADSQVFVVLYDVSEEDEESLDRWEGSELGIHRKVRLRIDTVDGPVLAWLYVLDAYEGGLPSARYLGVMAEAAEIAGAPAEYVRGLRTRNSRNVGPGTSS, from the coding sequence GTGCCAATCTATGCCGCCTACGGGTCGAACATGCATCCGGAGCAAATGCTTCAGCGCTGCCCCCATTCCCCGTCGTCGGGAACTGGCTGGCTACACGGCTGGCGATTGACCTTCGGCGGCGGTGACATCGGGTGGGAAGGTGCACTGGCAACGGTCGCGCAGGACGCCGATTCGCAGGTGTTCGTGGTGCTGTACGACGTCTCGGAAGAGGACGAGGAAAGCCTCGACCGCTGGGAGGGTTCCGAACTCGGAATACACCGCAAGGTCCGGCTGCGCATCGATACCGTGGACGGACCCGTGCTGGCCTGGCTGTACGTACTCGACGCCTACGAGGGCGGCTTACCGTCCGCGCGCTACCTGGGAGTCATGGCCGAGGCGGCCGAGATCGCCGGTGCTCCCGCAGAGTACGTCCGTGGACTGCGCACACGGAACAGTCGTAACGTCGGGCCCGGCACTTCCAGCTGA
- a CDS encoding PLP-dependent aminotransferase family protein, translating to MTSALPSFARRLDSLQSSAIRELLALTAREDVLSLAGGLPATELIPAHRIRQSAEAVLRTPSSVQYGETSGWRPLREIIATRESCPIAKEVTSDEVVVTHGSQQALTLLAQALLDPGAVVVVDEPAYTGALQVFSIAGADIHAIPIGSAGMDTDELARRLEAGLRPTLVHTVSNFHNPRGVTMSDLGRKQLAALADRYGFWILEDDPYGELWFDVQPPKSIAAYSDRVVRLSSASKIIAPSLRVGWLTAPVAVCQAVELLKQGADLCGSSMTQQMAADMLDDAAWLERHLGVLRSQYSARAHALEGALKGTFGDRLVLSPANGGMFLWVEFQDGTDTTALLPRALDHGVAFVPGRAFANSPQYSGAARLCFASSSPDVLREAVRRLSAAHTLS from the coding sequence ATGACTTCCGCTCTGCCCTCGTTTGCCCGGCGTCTCGATTCGTTGCAGAGTTCTGCGATTCGAGAGCTGCTCGCTCTGACTGCGCGAGAAGACGTGTTGAGTCTTGCCGGCGGTCTTCCGGCGACGGAGCTGATTCCCGCGCACCGCATTCGACAATCAGCTGAGGCAGTGCTGAGGACACCGTCCTCGGTGCAGTACGGCGAAACCTCCGGTTGGCGCCCGCTCCGTGAGATTATCGCGACCCGTGAATCATGCCCGATAGCAAAAGAAGTCACCTCCGACGAGGTGGTAGTCACGCACGGTTCGCAGCAAGCGCTCACCCTCCTCGCTCAGGCACTGCTCGATCCCGGCGCCGTGGTCGTCGTCGATGAGCCTGCCTATACCGGCGCGCTGCAGGTCTTCTCGATAGCAGGGGCCGATATCCACGCAATCCCAATCGGTAGTGCGGGAATGGACACCGACGAACTGGCCCGCAGGCTAGAAGCAGGTCTTCGGCCCACACTCGTCCACACCGTGAGCAACTTCCACAATCCCCGCGGCGTGACGATGTCGGATCTCGGCCGCAAACAGCTCGCCGCGCTCGCCGATCGCTACGGATTCTGGATCCTCGAGGACGACCCGTACGGCGAGTTGTGGTTCGACGTGCAACCCCCGAAGTCCATAGCTGCATACTCCGACCGCGTGGTCCGGCTCTCCAGTGCGTCGAAGATCATCGCTCCTTCGCTTCGGGTCGGCTGGCTGACCGCACCGGTGGCTGTGTGCCAGGCCGTCGAACTGCTCAAGCAGGGTGCCGACCTGTGCGGGTCGTCGATGACCCAGCAGATGGCCGCCGACATGCTCGACGACGCCGCGTGGCTCGAGCGCCACCTCGGGGTCCTGCGCTCGCAGTACAGTGCACGCGCACACGCCCTCGAGGGTGCACTGAAAGGCACCTTCGGTGACCGACTGGTGCTTTCACCCGCGAACGGCGGAATGTTCCTGTGGGTGGAGTTTCAGGACGGCACCGACACCACGGCGTTGCTGCCGCGAGCGCTCGATCACGGCGTTGCCTTCGTGCCCGGCCGTGCCTTCGCGAATTCTCCCCAGTACTCGGGCGCGGCCCGATTATGTTTCGCGAGTTCGTCTCCGGACGTTCTCCGCGAGGCCGTGCGGCGGTTGTCGGCCGCTCATACACTGTCGTAG
- a CDS encoding M20 family metallopeptidase: MIAETDAGVQRAAPDLLALSHSIHSEPELAFEEHRSAAKVCDLLRDHGFAVHTGVADLPTAFTATYGSGELVIALCAEYDALPEIGHACGHNIIAASAAGAAIALASLAERLGITIRVLGTPAEESGGGKVLMLERGVFDGVAAALMVHPGPIDIVGATSLALSDIAVSFTGRTAHASAAPEWGINAGDAVTISQVAIGLLRQHLAPGQQLHGIVTEGGLAPNIVPGHAELAYYLRANTSESLAALTSKAHACFQAGAIATGCTHRIRTVSPIYTELTPDPWLTATYRDEVESIGRTPLALELEGSRPLGSTDMGNVTKVLPGIHPVIGLDSGGAVTHQPEFAAACITESADTAVLDGARLLARTVVRTALDADTRSRLLEGVEARMTAR; the protein is encoded by the coding sequence GTGATCGCCGAGACCGATGCTGGTGTGCAGCGTGCTGCACCCGACCTGCTTGCGTTGTCGCACTCGATTCACTCCGAGCCGGAACTCGCGTTCGAAGAGCACCGCAGTGCAGCGAAGGTCTGCGACCTTCTTCGCGATCATGGCTTCGCCGTCCACACTGGCGTCGCCGATCTGCCGACCGCGTTCACCGCGACGTATGGCAGTGGCGAGTTGGTTATCGCACTCTGCGCTGAATACGACGCATTGCCGGAGATCGGCCACGCCTGCGGCCACAACATCATCGCCGCATCCGCTGCCGGCGCGGCGATTGCGTTGGCTTCGCTCGCCGAGCGGCTCGGCATCACCATTCGAGTACTCGGAACTCCTGCCGAGGAAAGTGGTGGGGGGAAAGTGCTGATGCTCGAACGCGGCGTCTTCGACGGTGTTGCCGCGGCACTGATGGTTCACCCCGGACCGATCGACATCGTGGGTGCAACATCACTTGCGTTGTCCGACATAGCCGTATCGTTCACCGGCCGCACCGCACACGCATCTGCAGCCCCCGAGTGGGGAATCAATGCCGGTGATGCGGTGACCATCAGTCAAGTTGCCATCGGCCTGCTGCGTCAGCACCTGGCGCCGGGGCAACAGTTGCACGGAATCGTGACCGAGGGTGGTCTCGCGCCCAACATCGTGCCCGGGCACGCCGAGCTTGCCTACTACCTGCGCGCGAACACCTCGGAATCATTGGCTGCGTTGACCTCGAAGGCGCATGCGTGTTTCCAGGCGGGTGCGATCGCTACCGGTTGCACCCATCGGATTCGCACCGTATCGCCGATCTACACAGAGCTGACACCCGATCCGTGGCTCACCGCCACCTATCGAGATGAGGTCGAGTCGATCGGCCGCACACCCCTGGCACTCGAGTTGGAAGGATCTCGCCCTCTGGGCAGCACCGATATGGGAAATGTGACGAAGGTTCTGCCCGGGATCCACCCGGTGATCGGTCTCGACTCGGGTGGCGCCGTCACGCACCAGCCGGAGTTCGCCGCAGCGTGCATCACCGAGTCGGCGGACACCGCCGTACTCGACGGCGCCCGATTGCTTGCGCGAACGGTGGTTCGTACGGCCCTCGACGCAGACACACGGAGCCGGTTGCTCGAAGGTGTCGAAGCACGGATGACGGCTCGATGA
- a CDS encoding enoyl-CoA hydratase/isomerase family protein has translation MPYLEHDGDVHILYLGAQDSAQNPENRFHPDWIEGVHALLDEVESISGPGALVTTATGKFFTNGLDTDWLFANLDKITGYLDRVHTLYTRLLTFPMATVAAVQGHAFGAGAMFATAHDFRVVRADRGFYCLPEVNLNMPFTVGMSALITSRLPKQTAVEAMTTGRRFGGADAVAAGIADVAVAEDAVLSSAVERATALTSTRGDNLAGIKRAIHGDLLAALNTPTEESNFAFGK, from the coding sequence ATGCCTTATCTCGAACATGACGGTGACGTGCACATCCTTTACCTCGGTGCGCAGGACTCAGCTCAGAACCCGGAGAACCGGTTTCATCCGGACTGGATCGAGGGCGTTCACGCTCTTCTCGACGAGGTCGAATCGATATCGGGGCCCGGGGCGCTGGTGACCACCGCGACCGGAAAATTCTTCACCAACGGTCTCGACACCGACTGGCTTTTTGCCAACCTCGACAAGATCACCGGCTACCTGGACCGGGTACACACGCTCTACACCCGCCTGCTCACGTTCCCGATGGCGACGGTCGCAGCTGTTCAAGGTCACGCGTTCGGCGCAGGGGCCATGTTTGCGACGGCCCACGACTTCCGGGTGGTCCGCGCCGACCGCGGCTTCTACTGCCTGCCCGAGGTGAACCTGAACATGCCGTTCACCGTGGGCATGTCAGCCCTGATCACCAGCAGACTCCCCAAGCAGACGGCCGTCGAGGCAATGACCACGGGTCGACGCTTCGGCGGAGCAGACGCCGTCGCAGCCGGTATCGCCGACGTCGCTGTTGCCGAGGACGCCGTGTTGTCCTCCGCTGTCGAGCGCGCTACGGCGTTGACGAGCACGCGCGGTGACAACCTTGCGGGAATCAAGCGCGCTATCCACGGCGATCTTCTTGCCGCGCTGAACACACCGACCGAAGAGAGTAATTTCGCCTTCGGCAAGTAA
- a CDS encoding NAD(P)H-quinone dehydrogenase produces the protein MTRIVIIGGGPAGYEAALVAAQHGGTVALVDSDGIGGACVLWDCVPSKTFIASTGIRTEMRRANDLGIAMDPSQATVALPQIHERVKALAQAQSSDIAARVRSVGVELISGRAEMIDSHVGMAAHQIRATSADGSERVLDADVVLVATGASPRVLAGAEPDGERILNWRQLYDLEALPEHLIVVGSGVTGAEFVSAYTEMGVKVTAVSSRDRVLPHEDEDAALVLEDAFNERGVTLVKHARAESVQRTESGVIVRLADGRTVEGSHALMTVGSIPNTSGLGLEKVGIELDRGGYLRVDRVSRTSVSGIYAAGDCTGLLPLASVAAMQGRIAMYHALGEGVTPIKLKTVASAVFTRPEIASVGVSQSAIDNGDVPARTVMLPLATNPRAKMSGLKRGFVKIFCRPATGVVIGGVVVAPTASELILPIAMAVQNNLSVNDLAATFSIYPSLTGSITEAARQLMRHDDLD, from the coding sequence ATGACCCGGATCGTGATCATCGGTGGCGGACCCGCAGGGTATGAGGCAGCACTGGTGGCAGCGCAGCACGGGGGGACTGTGGCGTTGGTCGATTCGGACGGCATCGGAGGTGCCTGCGTTCTGTGGGACTGCGTACCGTCGAAGACCTTCATCGCCTCGACAGGTATCAGGACCGAGATGCGACGAGCGAACGATCTGGGTATCGCGATGGATCCATCGCAGGCGACGGTTGCTCTGCCGCAGATCCACGAGCGCGTCAAAGCGCTCGCGCAGGCGCAGTCCTCCGACATTGCAGCGCGGGTGCGCTCGGTCGGCGTCGAACTCATTTCCGGTCGCGCCGAAATGATCGACTCGCATGTCGGTATGGCTGCGCACCAGATTCGAGCGACTTCGGCGGACGGTTCGGAACGCGTACTCGACGCAGATGTCGTCCTGGTGGCGACCGGCGCGAGCCCACGGGTCCTCGCGGGCGCGGAGCCGGACGGAGAACGCATCTTGAACTGGCGCCAGCTCTACGACCTCGAGGCGCTTCCCGAGCATCTGATCGTGGTCGGGTCCGGTGTGACCGGCGCCGAGTTCGTCTCGGCCTACACCGAGATGGGCGTCAAGGTGACAGCAGTCTCCAGCCGCGACCGTGTGCTGCCGCACGAGGACGAGGATGCCGCGCTCGTGCTCGAGGACGCGTTCAACGAGAGAGGTGTCACTCTCGTCAAGCATGCGCGAGCAGAATCCGTCCAGCGGACCGAGAGCGGCGTGATCGTTCGCCTCGCCGACGGACGTACCGTCGAAGGTTCTCACGCGCTGATGACCGTCGGTTCCATTCCCAACACTTCCGGGCTCGGACTCGAGAAGGTTGGAATCGAACTGGATCGTGGCGGCTATCTGCGTGTCGATCGAGTATCGCGGACCTCTGTTTCGGGCATCTATGCCGCGGGTGACTGCACTGGTCTGCTGCCCCTCGCCTCCGTCGCTGCGATGCAGGGACGTATCGCGATGTACCACGCTCTCGGCGAAGGCGTCACCCCGATCAAGCTGAAAACTGTTGCCTCAGCGGTGTTCACGCGTCCCGAGATCGCGTCGGTCGGGGTGAGCCAGTCGGCCATCGACAACGGCGACGTGCCGGCACGTACCGTCATGTTGCCCCTTGCCACCAACCCGCGAGCAAAGATGTCGGGCCTCAAGCGCGGCTTCGTGAAGATCTTCTGCCGACCGGCGACCGGCGTCGTGATCGGTGGGGTGGTTGTCGCTCCGACGGCGTCCGAGTTGATTCTGCCCATCGCCATGGCGGTGCAGAACAACCTGTCGGTCAATGATCTGGCAGCGACGTTCTCGATCTACCCATCGTTGACGGGATCGATCACCGAGGCGGCACGGCAACTGATGCGCCACGACGATCTGGACTGA